A genomic segment from Nevskiales bacterium encodes:
- a CDS encoding enoyl-CoA hydratase/isomerase family protein, protein SLPDPASAHLIRALTMPGRFLAQCAARLECHVHGACIGSGVELPAFCRRVTAAKDTFFHMPELQLGLLPGGGGCVSIPRRIGRQRTAWWVLSGRRINAKTALEWGLVDEIVEPPSPHRTK, encoded by the coding sequence AGCCTGCCCGATCCCGCCAGCGCGCATCTCATCCGCGCCCTGACCATGCCGGGCCGTTTCCTGGCGCAGTGCGCCGCGCGCCTCGAGTGCCATGTGCACGGCGCCTGCATCGGTTCCGGCGTGGAGCTGCCGGCCTTCTGCCGGCGCGTGACCGCGGCGAAAGACACGTTTTTCCACATGCCGGAGCTGCAGCTCGGCCTGCTGCCGGGCGGCGGCGGCTGCGTCAGCATCCCGCGCCGCATCGGCCGCCAGCGCACCGCGTGGTGGGTGCTGTCCGGCCGGCGCATCAACGCAAAGACCGCCCTCGAGTGGGGATTGGTGGATGAAATCGTCGAGCCGCCCTCACCACATCGGACGAAGTAG